One Sphingobacteruim zhuxiongii DNA window includes the following coding sequences:
- a CDS encoding S24/S26 family peptidase, producing MEPSLTLDNRSFFEGLEDIIREGKSVQFRLKGRSMEPFIQDGSQIRVSPVKFEDTRLGDVVLARWRGNWILHRILFKNKDFMYLIGDGNLVQIEKVGRNDLVATLTSVQEKDSKITSQNFGAKVLALVWFLARPLRLVVSKIKNLMRS from the coding sequence TTGGAACCGTCTTTAACGCTAGATAATAGAAGTTTTTTTGAGGGATTGGAAGACATTATCCGGGAGGGGAAGTCTGTTCAATTTCGCTTGAAAGGGCGAAGTATGGAACCTTTTATTCAAGATGGTTCTCAGATTAGGGTAAGTCCGGTGAAATTTGAAGATACGAGATTGGGAGATGTCGTTCTTGCACGCTGGAGAGGAAATTGGATCTTACATCGTATCCTATTCAAAAATAAAGACTTCATGTACCTAATCGGTGATGGAAATCTTGTTCAAATTGAAAAAGTAGGGCGCAATGACTTAGTCGCGACGTTAACCTCCGTTCAAGAAAAGGATAGCAAGATAACGAGCCAGAATTTCGGGGCTAAAGTGCTCGCGCTTGTTTGGTTTTTGGCTCGCCCATTAAGGCTTGTCGTTTCGAAAATCAAAAATCTCATGAGAAGTTAA